A segment of the Lolium perenne isolate Kyuss_39 chromosome 3, Kyuss_2.0, whole genome shotgun sequence genome:
tgtcagatcagCGGTAGAAGCACAGACACGATCCTCCTGAGGGTGCTCGTACTCCTGCTCGTACTGCTCTGCGTcggcgtctactcgagaagaaccaaataacaCATACAAGGAAGATAtagcacaaatcaatacaagtagatgcaatgcgcaatatgatgcatgatgacatggcaaTATGATTGTGCAaggcaaaattaagtggggtgctcatatttcacatgaaatgataagcacCGTCACATATTGTCTTAATTCAATTGTGCAAGTTTTAATTGGGCAATTTCagagatgatgccaatgatgcatgagGATGCCAGATTTGAATTCCTCTCGTTTTTCTGATGAAAATAGATATAAAGTTTGCAGAATTTGGAATTGTAAAATTGGAGATATGATTTATGCCATAAATACTCAATTAAAATCAGATTTTAAATATGTTCAAATTTTATTTATTCAAAACCCAAAACTAACTTCATATTTGGAAAGTTCATGTTTTGCTGATGAATTTGGACATAAAGTTTGTcaaatttggaaaaaggaaagTGCAAAATTAATTTGTTGGAAAACAGGCCAGATTTCATATTTTCAGAAAAAGCAAAAAGGAATTCGAAATTTTGGACTGAAATGGGCGGGAAACATTTTACACCGGGTTGGAACTAGCCTCAGTGGCTGACCGGTGGGGTCACATGCCACGTAGGACTGCTCGCGTGGCGCGCCAAAAAGTTTGGTTTAATTCACGCCCGCGGGAACTCGAACCCGGGCTGCTGTGGTGTGAGGCTCGAGCGCTGCCAGTGGGCTAGCTCGACGGATTTGTTACAACACAGGCTGATTACAAGGTAAGGTATACACCAGCGTTATCTGAATTTGACAGTTGAAACTGAATATTGACACTTGCAGTTTCCTGTAGGTGTATTTCTGCACGGTTTTTAAAGTTACTATTGCGACGAAACTGGACGGTGAAACGATGTGTACTCAACGAGTTGAGAAAGAGGGAAGTGGGGAGATTGTAATGGGACATATTTGAGTGGAGACGGAGCAGCGTGGCGCCGGCGGTGATCGTCGGAAGTTGAGGCCAGACACGGCGAGGAACAGATGTAAACTGAAAACGGTTTTCTGGATCAAAGTTTGAACGAAGGTGGCGTTGTCTACAGGCAAcgaaattgagtgattccaaaacGAAAGTTGTAGCCCTTCGTCTCAGCTTTCCAACGGTGTGAGGTGCTCGTGCTGGGGTGGAGTAACTCGCCGGCGGGACTCGTCGGAAAACAGCACCGTGAAACAGCAAAAACTGGAGCTTTTCGGTCCTCTCGATCTCGATCTCGATTTCGTTTTCTCCCGAACCAGAGAGGTAGAGGCATGCAGGGGAGGTGTAAGAAGGGAGGCTGCTCACCCTGTGGTCCTCGGTGACCAGGTAGGAGAGGCGGAGGGGCTGCCGGAGCTGGGAAGGCAAGAGGTGGCCGGGTagacgaagaagatgaagtagcTCGGGCTGCAGGCCTTGGCGTCCTTGAGGCTCTGGGGGTGACGAGGTGTGGAGGAAGGCGAAGGGGAAGGAGAGGTTAAAGTGCTCCCCCTTGTTCAGGTTATGCCGAGGTTGTCCATGGCGTTGTGGTGGTGGCCGGCGATGAGATGGTGGGTTTTGTTCCAGGGGGGAGAGGATGGTGGCGGCTGGCTgtttggaggaggaggaaaaagGGGTAGGGTTTGGGAGGCTGGTGCTGCTTATAAAAGGATGGTGGGGAGCAGGTCGCCGTGAGGAGAGACGATGCCGTCGCCATATCTTTCCAGGAAAAGGTGGCGAGGACGGCGACGTGAAGTTAGAAGGTCTGCCTCCGTTTACTGTTTTCGGTAAGGGGTAGCTGGGCTGGTTCCTAGGCTTCCTCTTGGGCCAAACTGGTGGGCTGCAGAGGTGAGAGGGGAGATGGGCTAGCTGGGCCAGGTtacggtgagagagagagagggagcagGCCGCCGGTTAGAAAAGGTTAGGGTTAGAAGGGTTAGGTTAGCTTAGGGTTTGCTTTTTATTTcttcttttcattttctgttttatttcttttcaagataaaaagcTATTTTATGAATTTTGATAAAAGGTGTTGTTTGAATATTTGAAGGGAGAAGAATATGAGAAGAAATCACATACACATGTGATGAAAGAGGGAGAATAGAATTAAAGGAGGGGATTATACATAGAGCTAAAAGGAATAAGGCTCCATGATTTTATGTGCAACAAAAGTAGTTTTACAAAATATTAAACCAACCATTTGGGAAAGAGTATCTCCAACTCAAAATAAGTTGGTTAGCAAAGTGGAGAGGTAGAAGAGAGATTAAGGTTGTAACCAAATTTTAGaaaatttggcatgacctttGTGTTAGGGTAAAAGAGGGAGAAGGTTATGGTGTTGCctttcttggaacatcacaagagtGTGAGAGCCAAGAGCAAAGAGAGGAAGAACACAAGCAAAGGAAAAAGAACCAAACCAAAAGCAATGCAATTTTATAAAACCAAGTGgttatatgcatgaatgcaatatgATGGTATGACCACAATGCAAGAAAAGGTACAAAGGTTCTATGtattactcttgggatgttacaaacgcccccccttgaaggaatcgtgccccgagattctcaggaagaagagaagaaggacgggtactcggaacggagttgatcttcccgctcccaagttgcttctttatcGGAATGGTGCGACCACTGCACCTTGAGGAACTTGACAGAGTTGTTGCGAGTTCGACGTTCAGCTTCATCAAGAATCCGAACGGGATGCTCTTTGTAGGTGAGGTCTTCTTGGAGGTCGATGGACTCGTGATCAACTGCACGGTCCGGATCTTTGAAGCACTTCTTTAGCTGTGACACGTGGAAAACATCGTGCACTTTGGAGAGCTTCTCAGGGAGTTCAAGGAGGTAAGCGACTTCACCACGCTTTGCTAGAACTTTGAAGGGACCAATGTATCTTGGCGCCAGCTTGCCTTTGATACCAAAGCGATGTGTGCCCCTCATAGGAGTAACACGAAGGTAAGCTTGATCTCCAGGTTGATAGATCATATCCCGGTGCTTGCTGTCATAATAGCTTTTCTGCCGAGATTGTGCTATCTTCAGATTGTCACGAATGATTCGCACCTTTTCTTCAGCCTCGTTGATGACATCGGGGCCAAAGATTTGCCTTTCACCGGTTTCAGACCAGTTTAGAGGTGTTCTGCATTTGCGACCATAGAGAGCTTCGAAAGGTGCCATGCCcaaactggcttgatagctgttgttgtaagagaactcaGCGAATGGAAGGCATTCTTCCCATTTCATGCCGAAGGAGATAACACAGGCACGGAGCATGTCCTCGAGAATCTGATTTACTCTTTCGACTTGCCCACTCGTTTGCGGATGGTAAGTCATCTTGAAGAGCAGATtagttcccatagctttctgaaagCTAGCCCAAAATCTGGAAGTGAAGATACTTCCGCGATCAGAGCTTATTTCcaagggaacaccatgaagagagacGATCTTTGCAGTGTAGAGCTCAGCCAACTGACTAGCAGATATTGTCTCTTTGAccggaaggaagtgagcaaccttggaaagacggtcgatcaccacgaagatagcatcattgccttTTCGAGACTTTGGAAAACCAGTTACGAAATCCATCTCAAtcttatcccatttccactcaggaatcttcaggggttggaggacaccggcaggtctctgatgttctgctttgacacaGCGACAGACATCACATTCTGAGACATAGCGAGCAGCATCTCTTTTCATCCTAGTCCACCAATAGGTAGACTTGATATCGAGATACATCTTTGTGCTGCCAGGATGGATAGAAAGAtgagtgtcgtgagcttctttgagAATGAGGTTTCTCAGGTCTGGATCGTTCGGAACAACAAAACGACCTTGGAAGAACAGAGTTCCTTGATCGTCGATAgagaaggacttgtacttgggcttgTGCATATTCTCTTTGATGTTCTTGCTGCAAATATCTCGCAACTGTCCTTTTCGGATCTTATCTTCAAGAGTCTGCGTGATCACCAAGTTTGCCAGGTAGCCTTGGGGAACGAGCTCAAGATTcaacttcctgaattcttcataaagagcaggttgactttcttgaatcatgaggttgttgcaataggacttccgactaagggcgtcagccatgacattagctttgcctggagtGTAGTTGATAGACAGATCAAAGTCCTTGATGGTTTCCATCCATCTCGTTTGACGGAGGTTCAAGTTAGGTTGGGTGAagatgtatttgagactcttgtggtcggtgaagatctcacatttgttgcccaacaagtattggcgccatgttattaaagcatgtaacacggctgcaagctcaagatcatgtgtGGGATAGTTGAGTTCATGCTTTTTCAACTGACGAGAAGCATACGCCACAACTTGATGTTCTTGCATGAGGACAGCACCTAGTCcatgaagagaggcatcacagaaAATCTGGAAAGGTTTAGAAGTATCTGGTAGAATAAGGACAGGTGTGGAAGTGAGCTTCTGCTTGAGGAGGTCAAAGCTTTCTTGACATTGAGGAGACCAaaggaacttcttgtctttcttgagaagatcggtaagaggcttggcgatcttggagaaattctcaacgAAGCGGCGGCAGTAACTTGCCAAACCGAGGAAACTTCTCACTTGCTTGACATTCTTCGGAGGAAGCCATTCAACGATTGCCTTGACGGTTTCAGGATTGACAGCAATGCCTTTTCCAGAAATGACATGCCCAAGATAGACGACTTGAGGAAGCCAGAATTCACATTTggagaacttggcatagagacggtgttcacgaagcttcatgaggatgaggcgaagatgctcttcatgctcctcattggacttggagtagacaaggatatcatcgagataaactaccacaaacttgtcgaggtactccatgaaaatgtagttcatcaaacgagagaaagtggcaggagcattagtgaggccaaaagacatgacggtgtattcatagagaccataacgagttttgaaggctgtcttgggtacatcctctttgcggattttgatttggtgataaccgcttctcaaatccatcttagagAACACAGTTGCACCCGCAAGCTGATCAAAGAGCTCATTGATGCGAGGAAGAGGATATGTATTCTTGATCGTTTTCTCATTGGGAGGGCGGTAGTCAACCACCAATCGATCAGTTTTATCCTTTTTCCTGACGAAGATGGTAGGACAACCCCATGGAGAAGTGCTTGGCTGAATGAAACCAAGTTTTTGCAACTCGTCAAGCTGCTTCTTGAGTTCAGCCAACTCATTTGGACCCATCTTGTATGGCCGCTTTGAGATAGGAGCTGTTCCAGGCTCTAGTTCAATGACGAACTCAACAGCCCTGTCAGGTGGCATACCTGGGAGTTCTTCAGGAAAAACATCAGGAAAGTCGCAAACCACCGGTATAGACTCAAGCTCCGGAAGAGAACTAGGATTCAAAgcaaagagctgaacggaaggtgTTTGAGAAGGTGTATAGGTCAAGGTTCCTGTCGGAGTAGGAAGAGAAACTGAATGCTTGGCGCAATCAATGACAACTTTGTTGGCCTTCAACCAATCCATGCCAAGGATGACATCGATACCAGAAGATCTTAGCTCGATGAGGGACGCAAGGAACATATGGTTTCCAATTTGAATTTGGTTGCCATGACTTATTCTTAGCGCTTCCAACATTCCTCCGGGAGAAACAACCGTGAAAGATTTGGACAAGTACTCAACCGGTAACTCGTGCTTTTGAGAGAACGGAAGCGACACAGAGGAAAGTGAAGCTCCCGTATCAAACAGAACTTTTGCAGGGATAGAGTTAACAAGCAAAGTACCAAGCACGACGTCGGTAGCTTGTTCAGCCTGCTCGATGTTGAGGTTGTTGACGCGAGCAGCCCTCGGACCTtgcctgttgttgttgttgaaggcACGGCCCGGAGCTGGTGCACGAACCATCGCTTGTGTCGGAGTAgagcgaggtggtggtggaggcagcttCTGAGGGCAGAAGGTAGAGATGTGCCCAACCTGACCACACTTGTAGCATGTGGGGTCGGCACGTGGACCCATCGGCCTTGGCGGAGGTTGGTAGGTCCTCTGCTGTAGCTGTGGGGTGGGAGGGCGGGGAGCATACCCAGCGTTTGCGGCGCGGGGAGCATACCCAGCTTGTGCAGCTTGTCTTGGCGGTGCGGGATAAGGAACCCACAACCTGCCATGGTGCCTCAGAAGCGCAGGTTGATGGAGTATACAGAATTTCCATGATGATAACGAAAAGAAAGAAGGCTCCGGAACAAGAAGTGGTCAAGATGGCATGGGAACAACGGAGAgaaaacatgttagcatgaaaatACCAACATGGCAAAGGAATAGATTATATGTGGAGATTGATAACAGATGATAATGAAGCAACCATAGTACAGAAATTTTGAAAAACAATTTTTCCCTATGGCACTACGGTTTCCCCGAACACGTCGAAACCTAGGTGAAACAGGTAAGAACAGAGTAAAAACCGTTACACTTCCTTACCAGAGGGAGGGTGGGTGGGGTAAGAAGTAAAAGCAGAATTCCTACTCTCGCGCATAAGTTTTCCTATATAGCTACCAAAAAATATGAGTTTCTAGACACAACTTCGTCCGCTGCAAGGGCTCCtaaaggcagtcctgctctgataccaagtctgtaagccccaggagtaggaaaacccagagcgcgcaggtatgaggggtttatgtgcatgaggtcactacaagggaccgtgaggtcgcctcgcattcccaagcttatgggtaggccaagcaacagctcgacacgcccatgcacacatcacccacctcaaaggctcacgttaggctttccaggcctgagtgcttcaccttcctgtgcacttcacacatacacgcactgtgcacaggatacaagggtagaatacagctcgaatatcacaacatgactatgtaagacacaaaagatggaaataaagttcatatatagcaacgctctaatgagcaagatccaaatgacacacagaggacacatgtcccatcagtacatcatacataagatagcaaatagtctgggtacagacaagatccaaattggactaagagtcctgaagataatcaagcgggggttccataaccaacaagccacaggctgctgccttaggaacgatcctgctacgcaacgaagtcgtcgtccgtgaactcgacaaagtagcctcctgcgtactgctcatcatctgtcgtacctgtttgtcgaaaagcgggttccggaaaagagagagaaaaacgagggtaagtaccaagtggcacgtacttgcgagacaagaccagctatgcttgctggggggcggtataaacttcgcccggctatatggtggagtttagcggcagcaaagcaactaaccaaaagagacacgctacaacaatcgtctatcagagaagatgagagagcgcataagctagcagttctatactctgcaaacaaaacCCAGCCAACGCGGtcccccttagccaagaggtactagcaaggcactcacacagttgacaattttatatccattccattataataaggctaacttactacgcaagtaattagcaagttattagcgacaacattaggtgtaagttgttctatgatcgagttaaacagctccaagtcgtccataaccgcggacacggctttccgaaaagatataaccctgcaggggtgcaccaatgttaccatacacgcatgctcgaacccgcatagacaagtgcggagtctcacaacaagaccgttcccagatcaacaagaatgcctaggggggccacccgactaagctacccgaaacgaagttcggccgtactccgatgcggactcagggtttgcgttaacggctaggcgtgcaaaccacacgcttcgctaaacgttccgcaatgtacagtacagaatataaacacccgaaggcaacaggaagtaaacacccgaaggcaacagtaagtaaagcatggcatacatggcataggcaaataaaaccaaggttgtggcccccttttcaacagacttgagaaatggtaatgggtgatgggggaTCCCGATAAAATCTCCCGCGAGTGGTTAGCGCGCTCAGTCttagaacagataacaagaactcgggtcctaggggacacaagcgagacaaaaatccgatgctctcgcaaaggggctcaccgaTGCCTCTGCAATATTATTATCCCATATCAATTTTTAGTTATAGCAAAAGTTATCAACTTCATTTTCGAAAAGGTAGTACATGTGTCAatatcccaacaagatatcccgaacatttcgagatatcaacaggaaccctaaactcgcctacgactcgcaaagctggcaaacaacaaacaataggtagggcgaggaggtgtaattcggatatataggtaacaggtggaataggtcacgtgacacaacagaatcgcaacatagggatagcaatagatcaaaagagcaagaaactgtaaaataggtgaagaggtgggctcgcctgtcagatcagCGGTAGAAGCACAGACACGATCCTCCTGAGGGTGCTCGTACTCACCTTTCGTACTGCTCTGCGTcggcgtctactcgagaagaaccaaataacaCATACAAGGAAGATAtagcacaaatcaatacaagtagatgcaatgcgcaatatgatgcatgatgacatggcaaTATGATTGTGCAaggcaaaattaagtggggtgctcatatttcacatgaaatgataagcacCGTCACATATTGTCTTAATTCAATTGTGCAAGTTTTAATTGGGCAATTTCagagatgatgccaatgatgcatgagGATGCCAGATTTGAATTCCTCTCGTTTTTCTGATGAAAATAGATATAAAGTTTGCAGAATTTGGAATTGTAAAATTGGAGATATGATTTATGCCATAAATACTCAATTAAAATCAGATTTTAAATATGTTCAAATTTTATTTATTCAAAACCCAAAACTAACTTCATATTTGGAAAGTTCATGTTTTGCTGATGAATTTGGACATAAAGTTTGTcaaatttggaaaaaggaaagTGCAAAATTAATTTGTTGGAAAACAGGCCAGATTTCATATTTTCAGAAAAAGCAAAAAGGAATTCGAAATTTTGGACTGAAATGGGCGGGAAACATTTTACACCGGGTTGGAACTAGCCTCAGTGGCTGACCGGTGGGGTCACATGCCACGTAGGACTGCTCGCGTGGCGCGCCAAAAAGTTTGGTTTAATTCGCGCCCGCGGGAACTCGAACCCGGGCTGCTGTGGTGTGAGGCTCGAGCGCTGCCAGTGGGCTAGCTCGACGGATTTGTTACAACACAGGCTGATTACAAGGTAAGGTATACACCAGCGTTATCTGAATTTGACAGTTGAAACTGAATATTGACACTTGCAGTTTCCTGTAGGTGTATTTCTGCACGGTTTTTAAAGTTACTATTGCGACGAAACTGGATGGTGAAACGATGTGTACTCAACGAGTTGAGAAAGAGGGAAGTGGGGAGATTGTAATGGGACATATTTGAGTGGAGACGGAGCAGCGTGGCGCCGGCGGTGATCGTCGGAAGTTGAGGCCAGACACGGCGAGGAACAGATGTAAACTGAAAACGGTTTTCTGGATCAAAGTTTGAACGAAGGTGGCGTTGTCTACAGGCAAcgaaattgagtgattccaaaacGAAAGTTGTAGCCCTTCGTCTCAGCTTTCCAACGGTGTGAGGTGCTCGTGCTGGGGTGGAGTAACTCGCCGGCGGGACTCGTCGGAAAACAGCACCGTGAAACAGCAAAAACTGGAGCTTTTCGGTCCTCTCGATCTCGATCTCGATTTCGTTTTCTCCCGAACCAGAGAGGTAGAGGCATGCAGGGGAGGTGTAAGAAGGGAGGCTGCTCACCCTGTGGTCCTCGGTGACCAGGTAGGAGAGGCGGAGGGGCTGCCGGAGCTGGGAAGGCAAGAGGTGGCCGGGTagacgaagaagatgaagtagcTCGGGCTGCAGGCCTTGGCGTCCTTGAGGCTCTGGGGGTGACGAGGTGTGGAGGAAGGCGAAGGGGAAGGAGAGGTTAAAGTGCTCCCCCTTGTTCAGGTTATGCCGAGGTTGTCCATGGCGTTGTGGTGGTGGCCGGCGATGAGATGGTGGGTTTTGTTCCAGGGGGGAGAGGATGGTGGCGGCTGGCTgtttggaggaggaggaaaaagGGGTAGGGTTTGGGAGGCTGGTGCTGCTTATAAAAGGATGGTGGGGAGTAGGTCGCCGTGAGGAGAGACGATGCCGTCGCCATATCTTTCCAGGAAAAGGTGGCGAGGACGGCGACGTG
Coding sequences within it:
- the LOC139838275 gene encoding uncharacterized protein, coding for MVRAPAPGRAFNNNNRQGPRAARVNNLNIEQAEQATDVVLGTLLVNSIPAKVLFDTGASLSSVSLPFSQKHELPVEYLSKSFTVVSPGGMLEALRISHGNQIQIGNHMFLASLIELRSSGIDVILGMDWLKANKVVIDCAKHSVSLPTPTGTLTYTPSQTPSVQLFALNPSSLPELESIPVVCDFPDVFPEELPGMPPDRAVEFVIELEPGTAPISKRPYKMGPNELAELKKQLDELQKLGFIQPSTSPWGCPTIFVRKKDKTDRLVVDYRPPNEKTIKNTYPLPRINELFDQLAGATVFSKMDLRSEFRKLNLELVPQGYLANLVITQTLEDKIRKGQLRDICSKNIKENMHKPKYKSFSIDDQGTLFFQGRFVVPNDPDLRNLILKEAHDTHLSIHPGSTKIFWASFQKAMGTNLLFKMTYHPQTSGQVERVNQILEDMLRACVISFGMKWEECLPFAEFSYNNSYQASLGMAPFEALYGRKCRTPLNWSETGERQIFGPDVINEAEEKVRIIRDNLKIAQSRQKSYYDSKHRDMIYQPGDQAYLRVTPMRGTHRFGIKGKLAPRYIGPFKVLAKRGEVAYLLELPEKLSKVHDVFHVSQLKKCFKDPDRAVDHESIDLQEDLTYKEHPVRILDEAERRTRNNSVKFLKLYV